Sequence from the Thermodesulfobacteriota bacterium genome:
CGCCCTGCGGCTGCAGCGGCAGCCCCCCCGCTTCCTGCGCCTCCGCCTGCGCTTCCTCCCGCGCATCCTCCCGCGCCTCCGGCGGCGCCTCTTCCGCCGGCCCCGCTTCGACCTGCTTCCGCAGATGACGCACCGGCTCCGCCGGCTCCTCGACCTCCTCGATGGACGCCTCGTCCGGGACGTCCGCGCCCGGCACAACGGGCGCGCCTTCCGCCGACGCCGCGGCGCCCGCCGGCTTCCTGCCGCGCCTCCGGCTGCGCCTGCGCCCCTTCTTCGGAGCCGCGCCCGCTTCCGGGGCGCCGGCTTCGGAGGCATCCGCGGCCGACACCGTCGCCGGGGCCGGATCCGGCGGCACGTAATCCTCCTGCGGCGACCGTCCCTCCGGGTCCTCCGGGACTCCCGCCCCCTCCGGCTCCCCGGCCGGCGCCGGCGTCGCCGGAGCGGCCCCTTCCGCGGAAGCCGCCGCCTTTTTTCTGCGGCTCCCGCGCCTCCAGTACCTGCGTTTCCCTTCCCCTTCCGTCATTCCCTTCCTCCTGTCTGGTAGGGCGACGCCGCACAGGCGCGCCCCCCGGCCGCCACCGTCTCCCCGCGGGAGAGCGGCGGAAACGCGTGGAGCGCCTCCGGCAGGTCGCACACGTCGTCGATGACGGCGTGCGGCCTGAACGAAGGCGGCGGCATCTTCCGAAGGAGAGACGCCTGCGGCTCCGCGCTCCCGCCCACCAGCACGGTGAACATCCCCATCTCGTGCGCCGGCAGCAAGTTGCGCCTGCTGTCCTCGCAGAAACAGGAGTCCTCCGCGCGGGCCCCCGCTGCCCGCAGCAGCTTCGCGTACGGGTACGGCGACGGCTTGGCGATGTATTCCATGAACTCGATCCCGTAAATCCCTTCCATCCTGCCTTCGACCCCAAGCGCGGAAAGGACGCGCCGGGCGTAATCCCACGAACCGTTCGTGAACACGACGCACCGGCCGGGCAGCCCCGAAAGCATCTCCTGCAGGTCGAGGCGCGGGGGCACCAGTTCGGGCACCGGGACGTCGTGGATGTACTCCAGGTATTCGGCCGGCCGCACGCCGTGGTGGCGCATCAGGCCGCGGAGGGTCGATCCGTACTCCGCGAGGAAATCCATCCGCACGCGGCGGGCGCTCTCCGCGTCGGTCCCCAACCGTTCGACGACGTACCGCTCGATCCGGTCGTCCACCATCCGCCAGATCGGGAGCTCGCGCGGATAGAGCGTGTTGTCGAGGTCGAAGATGAACAGCGGCGCGGCCATGACGCGGTCACTCCCCTCCCAGCGCGATGCGGCTCACCAGGAGAGATGGCGCGCCGGTCCGGCCGAACCACCGGAAATCGGATCCCGCCGCCTCCACCTTGCCGAGCAGGTCGAGAACGTTGCCGGAAAGCGCAAAGCCGTGGAGCGGCTCCGCGAGCGTGCCGCCCGCGATGCGCAGCCCCGACGCCCCCACGGAGAAATCGCCCGAAACGGGATCTGCCGTGTGGATCCCGAGGAACTCCGTGACGAGGATCCCCTCCCCCGCGGCACTCAGAAGCGCCTCGAAGGAGAGGGTTCCGGAAGAGACGCAGAGGTTGGAGGAGCCCACCGTGGGCGGCTGCTTCGGCCCCGGCCGGCGACACGCGCCCGTGGAGCCGGTCCCGATCTTCCGCCCCCAGAAGGCGTCCGCCAGGTAGCCGCGCAGCGCGCCGCCGGAGATCAGCTCCCGCCGCTGCGCCGGCGTCCCTTCCCCGTCGAACGTCTCTGCGCCGGCCCCCGCGGGATCGAGCGGATCGTCGAAGACCGCGACCGCGTCGGACGCCACGCGCGCGCCGACCTTGCCCGCCAGCATCGATTTCCCTTTCGCCACCTGGGGAGCGAGGAACGAGGGTCCGAGGACCTCGAGCAGGTCCGCCGCCGCGCCGCTCTCGATCACCGCGCGATATTCCCCCGTCTTCGGCCGGACCGCCCCGAGCATGCGCAGCGCCTTGTCCGCGCCTTCCCCGGCGACCGTCTCCGCGTCGAGCCCCCGCAGGGAGCGCGCGAAGCCGAACCCGTACCCGGACTGCCCTTCCCCGCCGTCCTCCGCCACCGCCTCCACGTACGCGACGCAGCCCGATTCGAGCCGCTGTACGGAAACGCCGCGGGAGTTCACGAGGGAGATCCCGGCGACCGTCTCGCTCAAGGAGGCCGTCCGGACCCGCTTCATCCGCGGATCGCGCCTCAAGGCCTTCGCCTCGAGCGCCCGGGCGAACTCCCCTTTCTCCTCTTCGAACACGGTTTCCCTTGAAGGATCGTACAGCGCGAGCGCAGGGGGAGCCCCCGCGGCGTCGGGCAGCCCGTACGCGTCGTCGGGATCGGACGCCTCGAGGCAGAACACGGCCTCCTCCACCATCCGGGCCAGGTCGGCCTCGTCCCCGAGAAACCCGTAGGAGAAGCCCATCCGGCCCTCGCGGAACAGGCGCAGCCCCAGCGACAGGGTGTCGGAAAAGGCGATCGTATCCAGGCGACCGTCGCGCGCCTCGTACTTGCGGACGCGGGCGGACTCCTCGTACAGCTCGGCCTCGCCGCCGCCCCGCCGCGCAACCTCCCGGAGAACGAACTCGAACCGCTTATGCGACACGCGGGCTCCCGGTGAAATCGGCCACCAGCGCGACCTCGTCGCAGTCGGGGAACTTGGCGCACTTGAGGCAATCCGACCAGATCTTGTGTGGAAGCTCCGCCTTGTCCACCTGCCGGAAGCCGAGCCGCTTGAAGAAGTCGGGACGGTAGGTCAGGGCGAACACGCGCGTGATGCCCAGGACGATGGCCTCCGAGATGCACGCCTCCACCAGCATGGTCCCGATGCCGCGCCGCATGTCGCCTTCGCGGACCGCGAGGGAGCGCACCTCGGCGAGGTCCTCCCACATGAGGTGGATGGCCGCGGAGCCGATCACTTCCCCCGCGTCGTTCTCGAAAACGAAGTAGTCGCGCAGGTTCTCGTAGATGTCGCTCAGCGACCGCGGGAGCATGTCGCCCTTGCGGGCGTACTCCCCGATCAGGTTCTGGATCACCTTGACGTCCGACATCCGCGCTTTCCGGATCATTTCCCGCCCGCCTTCTCGAGCAGCGCCTTCGCGTGCGCCTTCGCCTGCCCCGTGATCTCCGCCCCGGAGATCATCCGGGCCAATTCATCGATTCTATCCTGTTTCGCCAGCGGTTTCACCCCGGTAGCCACCGTCTCCCCCGCCGGGCGCTTCGTCACGCGCAGGTGCCGGTCCGCGAAGGCGGCGACCTGGGGCAGGTGCGTGACGCAGACGACCTGGGAGGACGCCGAGAGCCCTTTCAGGCGCGCGCCCACCCGCTCCGCCACCTGGCCGCCGATGCCCGTGTCGATCTCGTCGAACACCAGCGTCCGCCCCCCGCCGCCGCGCGAGGCGGCGTTGCGCAGCGACAGCATGACGCGGGAGAGCTCCCCACCGGAAGCGGTCGACGCCAGCGGGCGCGTCTCCTGCCCCGGGTTCGCCGAGAACAGAAGCTCCGCATCGTCGAGGCCGGACTCCGAGAGCGATCCGGGGATCGCGTCCCGGGAAGCCACGACGGCCCGGAAGCGGGCCCCTGCGAGCGCAACCTTCGACATCTCCTTTTCGACGGCTTCCCCCATCTCCTGCGCGGCCTTCCGGCGGGCGGCGGAGAGCACCCCGGCGCACCGCACTCCTTCCTCCTCCTCGCGGCGCAGCTCCCCGCGCAGCCGGGCCTCCTCCGCGAGCGCGCCCGCCAGCGATTCCCTCTCCTCCCGCAGCGCGGCGAGGTGCGCGACCAGTCCGGGCACGTCCTTCCCGTACTTGCGCTCGAGCCGGCGGATCGCGCTCAGCCGCTCCTCCGCGCGCTCCCTCGCCCCCGGATCCTCCGACGCCCTCTCCGCCAGCGCGGCGACCTCCCGGGCGATCTCGGCCACCTCCTCGCGGAAGGAGCCGAGCCGGCCGGCGATCTCCCGCAGCCGCGGGTCGAGCGCCGCCGCCTCTCTCAGCCGCGACAGGGCGAACCCCAACGATGCGAGCGAAGCGTTCTCCGAGGATGACAGGGCGTCGTCCGCCGCGCGGAGCGCCTCCCGGACCTTCCCCTCGTTGCGCGCCGCCTGGAGGAACGCGGCGAGCTCCTCCTCCTCGCCGGGAACGAGGGCGGCCGCGGAAAGCTCCCCGATCTCGAAGTCGAGCGTCTCGGACCGGCTCCGCGCCCCCGCCCCGCGCGCGACGGCCTCGTCCGCCTCCCGCCGCAGGGCGGCGATCTTCCGGTACCGCTTCCGCATCCCGGAAGCGGCCTCCCCCGTCCCGGCGAAATCGTCGATCGACGACAGCGCCGCGGAGCGCGACAGAAGCTGCGGCACGCTGTGCTGCCCCACCATCGTCACCAGCAGGGGGGAGAGGACGGCGAGCACCGGCTGCGCCACGGGGCGCCCGTTGAGGTACGCGCGGCTTCGGCCGCCCGCCGGAAGGACCCGCCTCAGGACGACCTCCTCCTCCCACGGAAGCCCCGCCTCTTCCACCGCATCGCGCAGTTCTTCGCGCCGCGACAGGTCGAACAGCGCGGAGACCTCGGCCTCCGCCTCGCCGGTCCGCACCGCCATCGGGTCGGCCTTCTCCCCCAGCGCGAGCCGGATCGCCTCCACGAGGAGCGACTTCCCGGAGCCCGTCTCCCCGGTGACCACGTTCAGTCCGGGGGTAAAAGCGACGCGAACGTCTTCGAAGATGGCGAGGTTGCGGACGGCGAGCTCGATCAGCATCGAGAGGTCGGGGTCACCGCTCTCCCCACTTCAGCTTGGTCCGCAGGACGGTAAAGTAGTCCCTGAAGGGCGACATGATAAACCGCAGTTTTGCATTGATTTTTCTTACCTCGATAACATCTCCCTCCCGCAGCCCGAAACCCACCTGCCCGTCGAGGGTGAGGTACACGTCGGTCCCCTCCGAGGTCAGCTCGGCGCGGACGACCATGGTGTCGGGGACGAGCAAGGGGCGCAGCGTCAGCATGTGCGGGCAGATCGGGCTGACGACGATCGTGTGCAGCGAGGGGTGCACGATCGGCCCCTGCGCGGAGAGGGAGTAGCCCGTGGAGCCGGTGGGCGTGGAGATGATCAGGCCGTCCGCCTTGTAGGAGGCAAGGAACTGGTCGTCGACCGAAACCCGGATGTCGATGATCTTCGCCAGCGCCCCCTTGTTGATCACCACGTCGTTCAGGACCGTGTAGTCGGCCACCCGCTCCCCCAGCCGGTGGACGTGCGCCGACAGCATCATCCGCTCGTCGTAGGCGACCTCGTTCCTGAGGATCCGTTCCAGCATCGGATAGAGTTCGTCCAGCGTGACGGCCGTCATGAACCCGAGTCCGCCCAGGTTCACGCCGAGGATCGGCACGCCCGAGGATCCGACGACGCGAGCGGCGGAGAGCAGCGTGCCGTCGCCGCCGATCACGATCAGGAATTCGCAGAGCCCGGGAAGCTTCGAGCGGACGATGCCGTCGGTCCTGCCGAGCAGCCCCGCCGTCTCCTTGTCGAGGGCGGCCTCCCGCCCCCGCTCCGCCAGCCACCTGCAGAGCTCGGAGACGATCGATTCGGCCCGCGGGTCGGTGTGCTTGGCGATGATTCCGACGCACTTCATGGTGGTTCAGGATAATATATCCGTAAGGAAAAAGGAAAGCGATGCGCGCCCCCCTTGCCGACCGCATGCGCCCGGCGGCCCTCTCCGACTTCGCCGGTCAGGAGGAGCTCCTCGGGGAGGGGAAATTCCTCTCCTCGGTGCTCTCCGCCCGCCCGCTCCCGTCCCTCATATTCTGGGGCCCCCCGGGATCGGGAAAGACGACGCTCGCCCGGATCCTCGCGAAGGAGACCGACGCCGTCTTCCTCCCGTACTCCGCGGTCCTCTCGGGAGTCAAGGAGATCAAGGAGGCGCTCGCGGAGCTGAAGAAAACCCGCCGCCTGGAAGGCGAGGAAGCCGCCCGCCCGGCCATCCTCTTCATCGACGAGATCCACCGGTTCAACAAGGCGCAGCAGGACGCGCTGCTCCCCTTCGTGGAAGACGGCACCGTCACGCTCTTCGGGACCACCACCGAGAACCCGTCGTTCGAGATCCGCAACGCGCTGCTGTCGCGCTGCCGCGTGCTGGTGCTCACCCCGCTGCTCCCGGGCCACCTCGAAACGATCTGCCGCAGGGCGCTGACCGACCCGGAGCGGGGGCTGGGGCAGCCGGAGACGTTCCTTTCCCCCGAGGCGCTGCAGCACATCGTCGCGGTGGCGGACGGCGACGCGCGCGTCGCGCTGAACGCCCTCGAGGCGGCCGCTGCGATCGCGCTCCACAAGGGGCTGTCGGCGATCGACGTGGAAACGGCGCAGGAGGCGCTGCGGAAGAAGGGGCTCCAGTACGACAAGGACGGCGAGGAGCATTACAACCTGATCTCCGCGCTGCACAAGTCGCTGCGCGGCTCCGACCCCGACGCCGCCCTGTACTGGCTCGCGCGGATGCTCTCCGCCGGGGAGGACCCGCTCTACATCGCCCGCCGGATGATCCGCTTCGCGTCGGAAGACGTCGGGAACGCCGCCCCGGGGGCGCTGCAGGTCACGCTCGCGGCGGCCGAGGCATACCGGACGCTGGGAAGCCCGGAGGGGGAGCTGGCGCTGGCGCAGGCGGCCGTGTACCTCGCCACCGCGCCGAAGAGCAACCGGACTTACCTCGCCTGGCAGCGGGCGATGCGCGACGCGGAGGCCGGCGGCACCCTCCCGGTGCCGCTGCATCTGCGGAACGCGCCGACGCGGCTGATGAAGGAGCTGGGGTACGGGAAGGAGTACAAGTACCCCCACGACTTCGCGGACGGCTTCGTCCCGGAGAACTACTTCCCCGAGGAGCTCGGCCGCCGGACGTATTACCGCCCGTCCGGGGCAGGACATGAAAAAGTGATCGGGGAGCGACTGAAGAACTGGTGGGACAAATCGAAGTAGTCTGTGTCATAACTTGCTCTGGGGGAGCTTCCGGCATGAGCACGCGCCACCTGGACATCGGTTGCGGCAACCTGGCCCGCAATCCCTACCGGCGGGACCGGGTATACGGGCTGGATATCATGGAGACCGTGGAGTCTCCGCGGTTCCACGAGTACGCGCAGGCGAACCTCGCCGTGGACAGGATCCCGTTCGAGGACGGCTTTTTCGATTCCGTTTCCGCATACGATTTCCTGGAACATGTGCCCCGGACCCTTTACCTGCCGGAGCGGAAAACGATGCGGTTCCCTTTCGTGGAGCTGATGAACGAGATCTGGCGGGTCCTTGGAAACGGCGGCCTGCTGTATGCTTCCACCCCATGCTATCCCTACCAGGAAACGTTCGTCGACCCTACGCACGTGAACTTCATCACCGTGGAGTCGCATATCTATTTCACAAGGCCCGCTCTGATGGGGGCGATGTACGGATTTTCCGGATGCTTCGACGCCGTCCGCGTCAAGATGCACCGGCCCAGGTACGATTTCGAGCCGGAAATCCTGACCTTCCGGCAGAAGATCAAGAAGGCCGGGGACGTGCTGAAAAGAAGGAACACGCACATGCTGTGGGAATTCCGCGCCGTGAAATGAAGGCCTGCCTCGCGGGGCGCGGGTTACGCCTTCTTCAGACAGAAGATCGCCTGATCGCCCTTCCCTTCCCGGTTGAGCTCCTTCGTCCGCCGCTTGAAGGCCTGCATCTCCCGCAAGGAAAAGACCGAGTTCTTCCTGCCGCAGGAATACGACCGCTTGTCCCGCAGCGGGATATCCCGCAGGTACTGCTCGCTCCCCCACAGCTGGAACGCGGTCGAATCGTGCACCACCCTGCACACCTCCAGCCCGGCCAGGGCGGCCAGCCGTTTCATGCTGTCGAACGAGTGCAGGTAGAAATGCCTGGGAGCGTCGAGCTGCACCCAGTGGACGCCGTAGCGCTCCCAGGCGTAGGAAGAGCAGATCGGGATCCGGACCAGGCAGCGTCCGTCCGGCTTCAGTAGACGCGAGACGGCCCGCATCGTCTCGACCTGGGAAGGGATGTGCTCGAGGGAGTGGTGGAACATCACCAGGTCCCACGCGCCCCCGACCTCTCCGATCTCCTTCTTCAGGATTTTCAGCCCGTTTCGGTACTCGATGTCCTTCCCGATGAACGGGTCTGCGCCCAGGACGTTCCGGATCCCCATCTCCGCGAAAAAATAGAGCAGCCCCCCCGATCCGCAACCCGCCTCGAGAATGCTCATGTCCCGGTTCAGCGACAATGACAAGAGGTGGAGGAACTGCAGTCCCTTGTTGGGGAAGAGCGCGTTCAGGAGTTTCCTGGCCGACCCGTCGCCGAAAACGACCGGGCCGTACCGGAGGCGCATCCAGCGTTTTTTCCACGCCCCCGGGGACGGCTTTTCCGGACCGGACGCCAGCGAGTAGTAGCCGTCCGGATAATACCGGGCGATGTCGGAAGGGATCTCCGCGATCTGCAGGCAGCCGCACCCGGAGCACCGGAAGTAGCGGAACAGGTCCCGGAACCCGTACATCATCTCCCGGACGTCGTATTCCCGGTTTCCTTCCCCGTTCCCGCAGATCCTGCAGATCATGCTATTTCTTGATCAGCCCCGTCTCGATCCGCAGCAGCGTGTTCGCGACGTAGATCTCCCTCGAATACGTCTCGTACCCTTCCTTCCGGATCTCCACCTTGTGAGTCCCCGGGGACACTTTCAGGTAGCGCTCCTGCGTGAACTCGGACGCCGCCCCCTGCGCCACCCCGTCGAGGACCACCTCCGCGTCGGGCGGGTTCACGTTGAAGACCAGCCCGCCCTCGTTCCCCACGCCG
This genomic interval carries:
- a CDS encoding pyrimidine 5'-nucleotidase; amino-acid sequence: MAAPLFIFDLDNTLYPRELPIWRMVDDRIERYVVERLGTDAESARRVRMDFLAEYGSTLRGLMRHHGVRPAEYLEYIHDVPVPELVPPRLDLQEMLSGLPGRCVVFTNGSWDYARRVLSALGVEGRMEGIYGIEFMEYIAKPSPYPYAKLLRAAGARAEDSCFCEDSRRNLLPAHEMGMFTVLVGGSAEPQASLLRKMPPPSFRPHAVIDDVCDLPEALHAFPPLSRGETVAAGGRACAASPYQTGGRE
- a CDS encoding TldD/PmbA family protein, encoding MSHKRFEFVLREVARRGGGEAELYEESARVRKYEARDGRLDTIAFSDTLSLGLRLFREGRMGFSYGFLGDEADLARMVEEAVFCLEASDPDDAYGLPDAAGAPPALALYDPSRETVFEEEKGEFARALEAKALRRDPRMKRVRTASLSETVAGISLVNSRGVSVQRLESGCVAYVEAVAEDGGEGQSGYGFGFARSLRGLDAETVAGEGADKALRMLGAVRPKTGEYRAVIESGAAADLLEVLGPSFLAPQVAKGKSMLAGKVGARVASDAVAVFDDPLDPAGAGAETFDGEGTPAQRRELISGGALRGYLADAFWGRKIGTGSTGACRRPGPKQPPTVGSSNLCVSSGTLSFEALLSAAGEGILVTEFLGIHTADPVSGDFSVGASGLRIAGGTLAEPLHGFALSGNVLDLLGKVEAAGSDFRWFGRTGAPSLLVSRIALGGE
- a CDS encoding N-acetyltransferase, whose product is MIRKARMSDVKVIQNLIGEYARKGDMLPRSLSDIYENLRDYFVFENDAGEVIGSAAIHLMWEDLAEVRSLAVREGDMRRGIGTMLVEACISEAIVLGITRVFALTYRPDFFKRLGFRQVDKAELPHKIWSDCLKCAKFPDCDEVALVADFTGSPRVA
- the recN gene encoding DNA repair protein RecN, whose protein sequence is MLIELAVRNLAIFEDVRVAFTPGLNVVTGETGSGKSLLVEAIRLALGEKADPMAVRTGEAEAEVSALFDLSRREELRDAVEEAGLPWEEEVVLRRVLPAGGRSRAYLNGRPVAQPVLAVLSPLLVTMVGQHSVPQLLSRSAALSSIDDFAGTGEAASGMRKRYRKIAALRREADEAVARGAGARSRSETLDFEIGELSAAALVPGEEEELAAFLQAARNEGKVREALRAADDALSSSENASLASLGFALSRLREAAALDPRLREIAGRLGSFREEVAEIAREVAALAERASEDPGARERAEERLSAIRRLERKYGKDVPGLVAHLAALREERESLAGALAEEARLRGELRREEEEGVRCAGVLSAARRKAAQEMGEAVEKEMSKVALAGARFRAVVASRDAIPGSLSESGLDDAELLFSANPGQETRPLASTASGGELSRVMLSLRNAASRGGGGRTLVFDEIDTGIGGQVAERVGARLKGLSASSQVVCVTHLPQVAAFADRHLRVTKRPAGETVATGVKPLAKQDRIDELARMISGAEITGQAKAHAKALLEKAGGK
- a CDS encoding NAD(+)/NADH kinase — protein: MKCVGIIAKHTDPRAESIVSELCRWLAERGREAALDKETAGLLGRTDGIVRSKLPGLCEFLIVIGGDGTLLSAARVVGSSGVPILGVNLGGLGFMTAVTLDELYPMLERILRNEVAYDERMMLSAHVHRLGERVADYTVLNDVVINKGALAKIIDIRVSVDDQFLASYKADGLIISTPTGSTGYSLSAQGPIVHPSLHTIVVSPICPHMLTLRPLLVPDTMVVRAELTSEGTDVYLTLDGQVGFGLREGDVIEVRKINAKLRFIMSPFRDYFTVLRTKLKWGER
- a CDS encoding replication-associated recombination protein A; translated protein: MRAPLADRMRPAALSDFAGQEELLGEGKFLSSVLSARPLPSLIFWGPPGSGKTTLARILAKETDAVFLPYSAVLSGVKEIKEALAELKKTRRLEGEEAARPAILFIDEIHRFNKAQQDALLPFVEDGTVTLFGTTTENPSFEIRNALLSRCRVLVLTPLLPGHLETICRRALTDPERGLGQPETFLSPEALQHIVAVADGDARVALNALEAAAAIALHKGLSAIDVETAQEALRKKGLQYDKDGEEHYNLISALHKSLRGSDPDAALYWLARMLSAGEDPLYIARRMIRFASEDVGNAAPGALQVTLAAAEAYRTLGSPEGELALAQAAVYLATAPKSNRTYLAWQRAMRDAEAGGTLPVPLHLRNAPTRLMKELGYGKEYKYPHDFADGFVPENYFPEELGRRTYYRPSGAGHEKVIGERLKNWWDKSK
- a CDS encoding class I SAM-dependent methyltransferase — protein: MSTRHLDIGCGNLARNPYRRDRVYGLDIMETVESPRFHEYAQANLAVDRIPFEDGFFDSVSAYDFLEHVPRTLYLPERKTMRFPFVELMNEIWRVLGNGGLLYASTPCYPYQETFVDPTHVNFITVESHIYFTRPALMGAMYGFSGCFDAVRVKMHRPRYDFEPEILTFRQKIKKAGDVLKRRNTHMLWEFRAVK
- a CDS encoding class I SAM-dependent methyltransferase translates to MICRICGNGEGNREYDVREMMYGFRDLFRYFRCSGCGCLQIAEIPSDIARYYPDGYYSLASGPEKPSPGAWKKRWMRLRYGPVVFGDGSARKLLNALFPNKGLQFLHLLSLSLNRDMSILEAGCGSGGLLYFFAEMGIRNVLGADPFIGKDIEYRNGLKILKKEIGEVGGAWDLVMFHHSLEHIPSQVETMRAVSRLLKPDGRCLVRIPICSSYAWERYGVHWVQLDAPRHFYLHSFDSMKRLAALAGLEVCRVVHDSTAFQLWGSEQYLRDIPLRDKRSYSCGRKNSVFSLREMQAFKRRTKELNREGKGDQAIFCLKKA
- a CDS encoding PEGA domain-containing protein translates to MKTKRFGRIVPPVALLALAALLVAAPLLSGCYPKSQVYGVGNEGGLVFNVNPPDAEVVLDGVAQGAASEFTQERYLKVSPGTHKVEIRKEGYETYSREIYVANTLLRIETGLIKK